From a region of the Mycobacteroides saopaulense genome:
- the serA gene encoding phosphoglycerate dehydrogenase, protein MSERPVVLIADKLAQSTVEALGDGVEVRWVDGPDRPALLAAVPDADALLVRSATTVDAEVLAAGTKLKIVARAGVGLDNVDVKAATARGVLVVNAPTSNIHSAAEHAVTLLLSTARQIPAADASLKAHTWKRSSFNGTEIFGKTVGVVGLGRIGQLFAQRLAAFGTHIVAYDPYVSAARAAQLGIELLTLDELLGRADFISVHLPKTPETAGLIGKEALAKTKPGVIIVNAARGGLIDEAALADAIRSGHVRGAGLDVFATEPCTDSPLFELDQVVVTPHLGASTSEAQDRAGTDVAASVQLALAGEFVPDAVNVGGGVVSEEVAPWLEVVRKLGVLIGAVSEQLPTSLSVDVRGELASEDVAVLKLSALRGLFSSVIEDQVTFVNAPSIAEERGVSAEISTATESPNHRSVVDVRAVYADGSVINVAGTLSGPQLVQKIVQINGRNFDLRAAGVNLVINYADVPGALGKIGTVLGSAEVNIQAAQLSQDASGEAATIILRLDRTAPDAVLDEIRAAVGATTLELVDLS, encoded by the coding sequence GTGAGCGAACGTCCAGTCGTGTTGATTGCCGACAAACTTGCCCAGTCGACCGTCGAAGCACTCGGAGATGGTGTGGAGGTGCGCTGGGTCGACGGCCCCGATCGCCCCGCGCTGCTGGCCGCGGTGCCCGACGCTGACGCGCTGCTGGTGCGTTCGGCGACCACCGTGGACGCCGAGGTATTGGCCGCCGGCACCAAGCTCAAGATCGTCGCGCGCGCAGGCGTCGGACTCGACAATGTCGACGTCAAAGCCGCGACCGCCCGCGGTGTCCTGGTGGTCAACGCGCCCACCTCGAACATCCACAGTGCCGCCGAGCACGCCGTGACTCTGCTGCTGTCCACCGCGCGACAGATCCCGGCCGCCGACGCCTCGCTGAAGGCGCACACCTGGAAGCGCTCGTCGTTCAACGGCACCGAGATCTTCGGCAAGACCGTCGGCGTGGTGGGCCTGGGCCGCATCGGCCAGCTCTTCGCGCAGCGCCTTGCGGCGTTCGGGACGCATATCGTCGCCTACGACCCCTACGTCTCGGCCGCCCGTGCCGCTCAGCTCGGCATCGAACTGCTGACTCTCGACGAACTTTTGGGTCGGGCAGATTTCATCTCGGTGCACCTGCCCAAGACCCCCGAGACCGCGGGCCTCATCGGCAAGGAAGCGCTGGCCAAGACCAAGCCGGGCGTCATCATCGTCAACGCCGCACGCGGCGGGCTCATCGACGAGGCTGCGCTGGCCGATGCCATCCGCAGCGGTCACGTCCGCGGCGCCGGACTCGACGTGTTCGCCACCGAGCCGTGCACCGACAGCCCGCTCTTCGAACTCGACCAGGTTGTGGTGACCCCGCACCTGGGTGCCTCGACCAGCGAGGCGCAGGACCGTGCCGGTACCGATGTGGCTGCGAGCGTGCAGCTGGCCCTGGCGGGCGAGTTCGTGCCCGACGCCGTCAACGTGGGCGGGGGAGTCGTCAGCGAAGAGGTGGCGCCGTGGCTTGAGGTCGTTCGCAAGCTCGGCGTGCTCATCGGCGCCGTCTCCGAGCAGCTGCCCACCTCGTTGTCCGTCGACGTGCGCGGTGAGCTCGCTTCCGAAGATGTTGCGGTGCTCAAGCTCTCGGCGCTGCGTGGACTCTTCTCCTCGGTGATCGAGGACCAGGTGACCTTCGTGAACGCGCCGTCGATCGCCGAAGAGCGTGGCGTGAGTGCGGAGATCAGCACGGCCACCGAGAGCCCCAACCACCGCAGCGTCGTCGACGTGCGCGCCGTGTATGCCGACGGCTCGGTGATCAACGTGGCCGGGACGCTGTCCGGCCCGCAGCTGGTGCAGAAGATCGTTCAGATCAACGGCCGCAACTTCGATCTGCGCGCCGCGGGTGTGAACCTCGTCATCAACTACGCCGACGTGCCCGGTGCCCTGGGCAAGATCGGCACCGTACTGGGCAGCGCCGA